In Euwallacea fornicatus isolate EFF26 chromosome 2, ASM4011564v1, whole genome shotgun sequence, one genomic interval encodes:
- the eIF2alpha gene encoding eukaryotic translation initiation factor 2 subunit 1 isoform X1, translated as MFILTSNQTYFQLKMPLSCRFYKEKYPEVEDVVMVNVRAIAEMGAYVHLLEYNNIEGMILLSELSRRRIRSINKLIRVGKTEPVVVIRVDKEKGYIDLSKRRVSAEDVEKCTERFAKAKAVNSILRHVAELLKYESDDQLEELYQKTAWHFEEKYKKNKAAAYDFFKQAVADPSILAECELDDKTKEVLLSNIKRKLTSQAVKIRADIECACYGYEGIDAVKTALKTGLALSTEELPIRINLIAPPLYVMTTSTPEKQDGLRILNEAIEVIKKSIGELGGVFTIQMAPKVVTATDEADLAKQMERAEMENTEVAGDDDDEDEEEGQASSEDEDEPGLKNGEDGGNTDDED; from the exons ATGTTCATTCTAACCTCAAACCAAACATATTTTCAGCTAAAAATGCCCCTTTCGTGTCGATTTTACAAGGAAAAGTACCCTGAAGTTGAAGATGTGGTCATGGTCAATGTGCGCGCTATTGCCGAAATGGGAGCCTATGTGCACTTGCttgaatataataatattgaaGGCATGATTTTGCTTTCCGAGTTGTCCAGGAGACGTATCAGGTCCATTAATAAGCTCATTAGAGTAGGCAAGACTGAACCTGTAGTGGTTATCAGAGTGGACAAAGAAAAGGGCTATATTG ACTTATCAAAAAGAAGAGTAAGTGCTGAGGACGTCGAAAAATGTACTGAAAGGTTCGCCAAAGCCAAAGCAGTGAACTCAATTCTTAGGCATGTAGCTGAATTGCTGAAATATGAGTCTGACGACCAGCTAGAGGAACTCTACCAAAAGACTGCATGGCATTTTGAGgagaaatacaagaaaaacaaaGCTGCGgcctatgatttttttaagcagGCGGTGGC AGACCCAAGTATATTAGCTGAATGTGAATTAGATGACAAAACTAAAGAAGTACTCCTCAGCAACATCAAACGTAAACTTACTTCTCAAGCTGTAAAAATCAGGGCTGATATTGAATGTGCCTGTTATGGGTACGAAGGTATTGATGCAGTTAAAACTGCTCTTAAGACAGGTCTTGCTTTGTCCACTGAAGAACTGCCTattagaattaatttaatagcCCCCCCACTCTATG TAATGACTACCTCAACTCCGGAAAAGCAAGATGGTTTGAGGATACTAAATGAAGCCATTGAGGTTATAAAGAAGTCAATAGGGGAGTTGGGTGGAGTGTTTACTATTCAAATGGCG CCTAAAGTGGTGACTGCTACTGATGAGGCCGACCTTGCTAAGCAGATGGAAAGAGCGGAAATGGAGAATACAGAAGTCGCTGGAGATGACGATGATGAGGATGAGGAAGAGGGCCAG GCGTCTAGCGAGGATGAAGATGAGCCAGGCCTCAAGAATGGTGAAGACGGAGGCAACACCGACGATGAAGACTAG
- the eIF2alpha gene encoding eukaryotic translation initiation factor 2 subunit 1 isoform X2: MPLSCRFYKEKYPEVEDVVMVNVRAIAEMGAYVHLLEYNNIEGMILLSELSRRRIRSINKLIRVGKTEPVVVIRVDKEKGYIDLSKRRVSAEDVEKCTERFAKAKAVNSILRHVAELLKYESDDQLEELYQKTAWHFEEKYKKNKAAAYDFFKQAVADPSILAECELDDKTKEVLLSNIKRKLTSQAVKIRADIECACYGYEGIDAVKTALKTGLALSTEELPIRINLIAPPLYVMTTSTPEKQDGLRILNEAIEVIKKSIGELGGVFTIQMAPKVVTATDEADLAKQMERAEMENTEVAGDDDDEDEEEGQASSEDEDEPGLKNGEDGGNTDDED, from the exons ATGCCCCTTTCGTGTCGATTTTACAAGGAAAAGTACCCTGAAGTTGAAGATGTGGTCATGGTCAATGTGCGCGCTATTGCCGAAATGGGAGCCTATGTGCACTTGCttgaatataataatattgaaGGCATGATTTTGCTTTCCGAGTTGTCCAGGAGACGTATCAGGTCCATTAATAAGCTCATTAGAGTAGGCAAGACTGAACCTGTAGTGGTTATCAGAGTGGACAAAGAAAAGGGCTATATTG ACTTATCAAAAAGAAGAGTAAGTGCTGAGGACGTCGAAAAATGTACTGAAAGGTTCGCCAAAGCCAAAGCAGTGAACTCAATTCTTAGGCATGTAGCTGAATTGCTGAAATATGAGTCTGACGACCAGCTAGAGGAACTCTACCAAAAGACTGCATGGCATTTTGAGgagaaatacaagaaaaacaaaGCTGCGgcctatgatttttttaagcagGCGGTGGC AGACCCAAGTATATTAGCTGAATGTGAATTAGATGACAAAACTAAAGAAGTACTCCTCAGCAACATCAAACGTAAACTTACTTCTCAAGCTGTAAAAATCAGGGCTGATATTGAATGTGCCTGTTATGGGTACGAAGGTATTGATGCAGTTAAAACTGCTCTTAAGACAGGTCTTGCTTTGTCCACTGAAGAACTGCCTattagaattaatttaatagcCCCCCCACTCTATG TAATGACTACCTCAACTCCGGAAAAGCAAGATGGTTTGAGGATACTAAATGAAGCCATTGAGGTTATAAAGAAGTCAATAGGGGAGTTGGGTGGAGTGTTTACTATTCAAATGGCG CCTAAAGTGGTGACTGCTACTGATGAGGCCGACCTTGCTAAGCAGATGGAAAGAGCGGAAATGGAGAATACAGAAGTCGCTGGAGATGACGATGATGAGGATGAGGAAGAGGGCCAG GCGTCTAGCGAGGATGAAGATGAGCCAGGCCTCAAGAATGGTGAAGACGGAGGCAACACCGACGATGAAGACTAG
- the LOC136347299 gene encoding tripartite motif-containing protein 2-like, with translation MSDILRTVSTFERSADNKVQVRRFKKGTSLKLRMNGGIGSTSAVPNGAKQSDPFPALEELLQCGICLEKLLHPRMLPCQHTFCLICLKSHVTSRNLRFAAHNDSSRNQRYLTFDNEVKTMSCPICQRQVSLTEGIASLEKLPKNLYLESFLKVVEESPSSPKVMENYRCINCQMVSAQQEQVCQHCMQIFCSVCWNAHLVELNNNLLILVRQLNESEQRLRHKYENFLIRCETLEEKVGKATKLKIETLKMGERQVLEEVDSIKKEAGVTSDSLLHSIERLMKDIEVRSKERTNQVTTYLNLHKETSKILDQVGYFGEARITFDPDAFKLEQMSEGIYNDEEEPQQQNFFLVTNPFESIDSMTKHYKARSFMPKLVWNKCPRPAGLGIPPWDENKLYIAATDSHYVLILDKSRFKLVDRLTHADMVCPAGLAFWANKKEVFVSDKWKHWVHVFSSEGAHLRSFTGLKMRSPDGIAIGPNEELVVCDTGNDRILLVDPITGEKLGIIGAQHGVTQLNFPTSVAVFGDDIIVADSGNNRVKRYNLKGELLQEIGSFGKNPGQFRSAEVVAVDPKGFVLVGDAGNARIQVFTPDGNVVKIFGSKSGFRWVSGLLVTPRLEIITSDNKMRSLKIF, from the exons ATGAGTGATATTCTTAGGACTGTGTCCACTTTCGAAAGAAGTGCAGATAACAAGGTGCAAGTGCGACGGTTCAAGAAAGGCACCTCCCTGAAGTTGAGAATGAATGGTGGAATTGGTAGTACTTCTGCTGTGCCGAATGGAGCCAAACAAAG TGACCCCTTTCCGGCCTTGGAGGAATTGCTGCAATGCGGTATCTGCCTGGAAAAGCTCTTGCATCCTCGCATGCTGCCCTGCCAGCACACGTTTTGCCTCATCTGCCTCAAATCGCATGTAACGTCTAGGAACCTGCGATTTGCAGCACACAACGACTCTTCTAG AAATCAGAGATATCTAACTTTTGACAACGAGGTGAAGACCATGTCTTGTCCGATCTGCCAGAGGCAGGTGTCTCTAACAGAGGGCATCGCCTCACTAGAGAAACTCCCGAAGAACTTGTACCTTGAGTCTTTCTTGAAGGTGGTAGAGGAATCGCCGTCTTCCCCAAAGGTAATGGAGAATTACCGGTGCATCAATTGCCAGATGGTGTCCGCCCAACAAGAGCAGGTGTGCCAGCATTGCATGCAG ATATTTTGCAGCGTGTGTTGGAACGCTCACCTGGTAGAATTGAATAACAACTTATTAATCCTTGTGCGGCAGCTTAACGAATCAGAACAGCGTCTTAGACACAAGTACGAAAATTTTCTGATCAGATGTGAAACTTTAGAGGAAAAAGTAGGCAAAGCCACTAAACTTAAAATAGAGACCCTAAAAATGGGGGAGAGGCAGGTGTTAGAGGAAGTGGATAGCATAAAGAAGGAGGCTGGGGTTACTTCAGATAGCCTTCTGCACAGCATTGAGAGACTCATGAAAGACATTGAGGTGCGCAGCAAGGAGAGGACCAACCAAGTCACTACTTACTTGAACCTCCATAAAGAAACTTCAAAGATCCTGGATCAGGTGGGGTATTTTGGAGAGGCACGAATTACTTTCGATCCGGACGCTTTTAAATTGGAACAAATGTCTGAGGGGATTTACAACGATGAGGAGGAGCCACAGCAGCAAAACTTCTTTTTGGTGACGAATCCTTTTGAGAGCATCGATTCAATGACTAAACACTATAAGGCCAGGTCTTTCATGCCAAAGCTTGTTTGGAACAAATGCCCCAGGCCTGCGGGCCTGGGAATCCCCCCTTGGGACGAGAACAAATTGTATATTGCGGCTACGGATAGCCACTATGTATTGATTCTCGACAAGAGCAGGTTTAAACTAGTTGACCGTCTCACGCATGCAGACATGGTTTGCCCTGCAGGCCTTGCATTTTGGGCTAATAAGAAGGAAGTCTTTGTCTCTGACAAATGGAAACATTGGGTGCACGTCTTCTCGAGCGAGGGGGCACATCTGCGCAGCTTCACTGGATTGAAAATGCGCAGCCCCGACGGCATTGCCATAGGCCCCAATGAGGAGCTTGTAGTATGCGATACTGGAAATGATAGAATTCTCCTAGTGGACCCCATCACTGGGGAGAAATTAGGGATCATTGGTGCGCAGCACGGAGTCACACAGCTCAATTTCCCCACCAGCGTCGCAGTGTTCGGGGATGATATCATCGTAGCCGACTCTGGCAATAATAGAGTGAAAAGATATAATCTCAAGGGGGAGTTATTGCAAGAAATAGGATCTTTTGGGAAGAACCCGGGGCAGTTCCGGTCGGCTGAGGTGGTAGCAGTCGACCCCAAGGGATTTGTTCTAGTGGGAGATGCGGGGAATGCCAGG ATTCAAGTATTCACCCCTGATGGGAACGTGGTGAAGATATTTGGCAGTAAAAGTGGATTTAGATGGGTGTCCGGGTTGCTGGTAACGCCCAGGTTGGAGATTATCACCTCGGACAATAAAATGAGGAgcttaaagattttttaa
- the LOC136347526 gene encoding uncharacterized protein isoform X1, protein MLKNALLLRSIKPIILLFFLVGIKAEKQQQKSRQKRILWVTEDGRLALPPGTTMIIAPSLSMPFVRHPPKGFFSNLTVSLPFTIDFDKLGLTDNENPFGDVPPLLARSMGRTAGGIFADYIGDMLNRRRVKRSIILIALKYCFNPCNRSPPKTSGHFQGGERALLYVAIEELLENFGMDGRACLLRAICEVHAYPLGGFGLLGEMLKLFLSASQSPYAHLMQDHVNAERAGRGLEGGAGECWPYMKDCPKSLFMNKHNRYSHDDDEGEEINEVAPVEEVMYNPSRASM, encoded by the exons ATGTTAAAGAATGCCCTCCTGCTCCGCAGTATAAAACCAATAATCCTACTCTTTTTCCTTGTGGGAATTAAGGCCGAAAAGCAACAGCAAAAGTCGCGCCAAAAGCGCATATTATG gGTCACGGAAGACGGGCGCTTGGCCTTGCCTCCAGGAACTACAATGATAATAGCCCCCTCTCTGTCAATGCCTTTTGTTAGACACCCCCCTAAGGGGTTCTTCTCCAACTTGACCGTCAGCCTCCCCTTCACCA tcgattttgacaaACTGGGCCTAACAGACAACGAAAACCCTTTTGGGGATGTGCCCCCTCTTCTGGCCAGATCAATGGGCAGAACTGCGGGTGGCATTTTCGCCGACTACATTGGAGACATGCTGAATAGGCGGAGAGTCAAAAGGTCAATCATTTTAATTGctctaaaatattgttttaaccCCTGCAATAGGTCTCCTCCCAAAACGTCTGGCCACTTCCAAGGGGGCGAAAGAGCCCTGCTTTACGTGGCCATAGAGGAACTTTTGGAAAACTTCGGAATGGACGGAAGGGCGTGTTTGCTTAGGGCTATCTGCGAGGTCCACGCCTATCCGCTGGGAGGTTTCGGGCTGCTGGGGGAAATGCTTAAGCTTTTCCTGAG tgCCAGCCAGTCTCCATATGCACACTTGATGCAGGATCATGTTAACGCTGAAAGAGCTGGAAGGGGGCTTGAAGGGGGTGCAGGCGAGTGTTGGCCCTACATGAAGGATTGTCCTAAATCTCTGTTTATGAACAAACACAATCGATACAG cCATGATGATGACGAAGGGGAGGAAATAAATGAAGTGGCCCCAGTGGAGGAGGTCATGTACAATCCCTCAAGGGCGTCAATGTAG
- the LOC136347526 gene encoding uncharacterized protein isoform X2, with protein MLKNALLLRSIKPIILLFFLVGIKAEKQQQKSRQKRILWVTEDGRLALPPGTTMIIAPSLSMPFVRHPPKGFFSNLTVSLPFTIDFDKLGLTDNENPFGDVPPLLARSMGRTAGGIFADYIGDMLNRRRVKRSPPKTSGHFQGGERALLYVAIEELLENFGMDGRACLLRAICEVHAYPLGGFGLLGEMLKLFLSASQSPYAHLMQDHVNAERAGRGLEGGAGECWPYMKDCPKSLFMNKHNRYSHDDDEGEEINEVAPVEEVMYNPSRASM; from the exons ATGTTAAAGAATGCCCTCCTGCTCCGCAGTATAAAACCAATAATCCTACTCTTTTTCCTTGTGGGAATTAAGGCCGAAAAGCAACAGCAAAAGTCGCGCCAAAAGCGCATATTATG gGTCACGGAAGACGGGCGCTTGGCCTTGCCTCCAGGAACTACAATGATAATAGCCCCCTCTCTGTCAATGCCTTTTGTTAGACACCCCCCTAAGGGGTTCTTCTCCAACTTGACCGTCAGCCTCCCCTTCACCA tcgattttgacaaACTGGGCCTAACAGACAACGAAAACCCTTTTGGGGATGTGCCCCCTCTTCTGGCCAGATCAATGGGCAGAACTGCGGGTGGCATTTTCGCCGACTACATTGGAGACATGCTGAATAGGCGGAGAGTCAAAAG GTCTCCTCCCAAAACGTCTGGCCACTTCCAAGGGGGCGAAAGAGCCCTGCTTTACGTGGCCATAGAGGAACTTTTGGAAAACTTCGGAATGGACGGAAGGGCGTGTTTGCTTAGGGCTATCTGCGAGGTCCACGCCTATCCGCTGGGAGGTTTCGGGCTGCTGGGGGAAATGCTTAAGCTTTTCCTGAG tgCCAGCCAGTCTCCATATGCACACTTGATGCAGGATCATGTTAACGCTGAAAGAGCTGGAAGGGGGCTTGAAGGGGGTGCAGGCGAGTGTTGGCCCTACATGAAGGATTGTCCTAAATCTCTGTTTATGAACAAACACAATCGATACAG cCATGATGATGACGAAGGGGAGGAAATAAATGAAGTGGCCCCAGTGGAGGAGGTCATGTACAATCCCTCAAGGGCGTCAATGTAG
- the LOC136347382 gene encoding probable cytochrome P450 6a23, protein MSLLLIAVPLLLISLLLVLYFKWHYSYWKRRGVAQLNPEFFYGDLRGVFTKTADIGNSFKDIYLKFKDRHLAFGGVFWGFQPVFVPVDLDLIKQIMVKDFNCFQDRGGYLHEKDPLTVNLFRMEGEAWKNLRQKLSPTFTSSRMKFMFNTVYDKAELLRRAVQSHLRNGEGTLNVTDMSGRFTTDVIGSCAFGIECDSLNDPQCLFLTECKKINKPMALKQFLEHNFPRKLLGYTGYKSFPHVEEFFRTVVHDTMEYRQKHNVYRKDFMHFLLELRNKSTSIKSEDQATLTDDEILAQCFIFLVAGFDTSATTMTCALYELARKQDIQDQMREEMREILKKHGGKMTYEGLKELELTEKVILETLRKYPILPSIPRVCTKAYKVPNSDVILEKGTALQIPIRGIHMDPEFYPNPDEFNPERFSKEEVAKRQDFTHLPFGDGPRVCIGARFALMQAKAGLTGFLSDTKFTLAEGDESGELLFKPSMILLHPRKEIKLRIERA, encoded by the exons ATGTCTCTCTTATTGATAGCTGTGCCGCTTCTCTTAATTTCGCTGCTTTTAGTGCTATACTTCAAATGGCACTACTCTTATTGGAAACGGAGGGGAGTCGCCCAGTTGAATCCGGAATTTTTCTATGGGGATTTGAG agGCGTATTTACTAAAACAGCAGATATCGGAAACTCCTTTAAggatatttacttaaaattcaaaGACCGGCATCTTGCTTTTGGGGGCGTTTTCTGGGGTTTCCAGCCAGTTTTCGTGCCCGTCGATTTGGATTTAATCAAGCAAATTATGGTCAAAGATTTCAATTGCTTCCAGGACAGAG gtgGATATCTCCACGAGAAAGACCCGTTGACAGTAAACTTGTTCCGAATGGAGGGGGAAGCCTGGAAGAACTTGCGTCAAAAGCTGAGCCCCACTTTCACCTCCAGTCGCATGAAGTTCATGTTTAACACTGTTTACGACAAGGCAGAGTTGTTGAGAAGAGCGGTGCAGTCACACTTGCGCAACGGAGAGGGCACTTTAAATGTAACGGACATGAGCGGGCGCTTTACCACTGACGTAATCGGATCATGCGCGTTTGGGATCGAGTGCGACTCCCTTAATGATCCTCAATGCCTCTTCTT gacGGAGtgcaagaaaattaataagcCAATGGCGTTGAAACAGTTCCTTGAACACAATTTCCCCAGGAAGCTGCTAGGGTATACTGGATATAAAAGTTTTCCTCATGTAGAAGAATTCTTCAGGACGGTCGTTCATGATACTATGGAGTACAGACAGAAACATAATGTATATAG aaaagaTTTCATGCATTTCTTGCTTGAATTACGCAACAAATCAACCTCAATTAAATCCGAAGATCAAGCCACTTTGACAGATGACGAAATCCTCGCTCAGTGCTTTATTTTCTTAGTGGCAGGTTTTGACACCTCGGCAACCACTATGACATGCGCCCTTTACGAGTTAGCCCGAAAACAGGATATTCAAGACCAGATGAGAGAAGAAATGcgcgaaattttaaaaaaacatggcGGCAAAATGACGTATGAGGGGCTCAAGGAGCTAGAGCTCACCGAGAAAGTCATATTGGAAACACTCAGGAAATACCCGATATTGCCGTCGATCCCACGCGTTTGCACCAAGGCCTACAAAGTCCCTAACTCTGACGTAATCCTTGAAAAGGGCACAGCATTGCAAATCCCTATAAGAGGTATTCATATGGATCCGGAATTTTACCCGAACCCTGATGAGTTCAATCCAGAGAGATTCAGCAAGGAGGAGGTGGCTAAGAGACAAGACTTCACCCATCTGCCTTTCGGAGATGGACCCAGGGTTTGTATTGGCGCCAGATTCGCTCTTATGCAAGCTAAAGCCGGATTAACAGGGTTTCTTAGTGATACTAAATTTACTCTTGCTGAAGGGGATGAGTCAGGAGAGTTGTTATTTAAGCCCAGCATGATACTGCTCCATCCCCGCAAGGAAATTAAGTTGAGGATTGAAAGAGCGTAA
- the Rab19 gene encoding ras-related protein Rab-43: MSSRNPTTLMTIPSDETFDFLFKIVLIGDCGTGKTCVVQRFKNGTFIERHGNTIGVDFSMKTVIVDGKKVKLQIWDTAGQERFRTITQSYYRSANGVIIVYDITKRSSFLSVARWVDEVRRYSGNSVLLALVGNKADLESCREVEFEEAEALSQYMPEVLFVLEASAKDNSNIEEAFMCLATELKRRQDKGMLGQDDEETVKLGESRSVSTCSSCTRSLF; the protein is encoded by the exons ATGAGCAGCAGGAACCCTACAACGCTGATGACAATCCCTAGCGACGAAACCTTCGACTTCCTGTTCAAAATTGTACTGATCGGAGACTGCGGCACTGGTAAAACCTGTGTAGTGCAACGGTTCAAAAACGGCACCTTTATTGAGAGGCACGGAAACACTATCGGGGTggatttttccatgaaaacggTTATAGTGGACGGCAAAAAGGTCAAG CTCCAAATATGGGACACTGCAGGACAAGAGCGATTTAGGACAATCACTCAGAGTTATTATAGATCTGCCAATGGCGTAATCATAGTTTATGACATCACCAAGAGATCCTCTTTCTTGTCGGTAGCCAG GTGGGTGGACGAAGTGAGGAGGTACTCGGGGAACTCCGTGCTTCTCGCCCTTGTGGGGAACAAGGCTGACCTGGAGAGTTGCCGAGAGGTGGAGTTTGAGGAGGCTGAAGCATTAAGCCAATACATGCCAGAGGTACTTTTTGTGCTAGAAGCAAGTGCCAAAGACAATTCAAATATTGAGGAGGCCTTTATGTGTCTAGCAACTGAGTTGAAG AGGCGCCAGGATAAAGGCATGCTGGGCCAAGATGATGAAGAGACAGTCAAGCTTGGTGAAAGTCGCTCAGTGTCAACATGTAGTAGTTGCACTAGAAGCCTTTTTTAG
- the Eb1 gene encoding microtubule-associated protein RP/EB family member 1 isoform X2, with translation MAVNVYSTNVTTENLSRHDMLAWLNECLQSSFGKIEELCTGAAYCQFMDMLFPGSVQLKRVKFRTNLEHEYIQNFKILQAAFKKMSVDKIVPIDKLVKGRFQDNFEFLQWFKKFFDANYRGTDYDALSARGGDPMGNGGANAPKGQGMMQRKPAAVTQPSLPAKATVKPVGRARAMPKAAAPVRPSPNRPVPNRNAGDLSGKIEDLTNQVSEFKLTVEGLEKERDFYFGKLRDIEVMCQEAEENNPIIQKILDVLYATEEGFAPPYEVEGGAGDDDEY, from the exons ATGGCAGTAAATGTATACTCAACCAATGTCACCACAGAGAACCTCTCCAGACATGATATGTTAGCATGGCTCAATGAGTGTTTGCAAAGCAGTTTTGGGAAGATTGAGGAACTCTGCACTGGCGCTGCTTATTGTCAGTTCATGGATATGCTATTTCCTG GGTCAGTTCAGTTGAAGCGAGTAAAATTCCGCACCAATTTGGAGCATGAATACATACAAAACTTCAAAATCCTTCAAGCTGCCTTCAAGAAAATGAGTGTAGACAAG ATTGTGCCAATCGACAAGCTGGTGAAGGGCCGTTTCCAggacaattttgaatttctgcaATGGTTCAAGAAGTTCTTTGATGCTAACTACAGGGGAACTGACTATGACGCTTTGTCGGCCCGCGGCGGTGACCCGATGGGCAACGGGGGGGCTAACGCCCCAAAGGGACAGGGCATGATGCAGAGAAAGCCAGCGGCAGTCACCCAGCCGAGTTTGCCCGCCAAAGCTACTGTGAAACCTGTGGGGCGGGCTCGAGCCA TGCCGAAAGCAGCTGCCCCGGTTAGGCCCAGCCCCAACCGACCGGTGCCAAATAGGAACGCCGGTGATTTAAGCGGGAAAATCGAAGACTTGACCAATCAAGTCTCCGAATTCAAG CTAACCGTGGAGGGCCTGGAAAAAGAGCGCGACTTCTATTTTGGCAAACTGAGAGATATCGAGGTGATGTGTCAAGAAGCCGAAGAAAACAACCCTATTAtccaaaaaattttagatgtCTTGTATGCGACTGAG GAGGGTTTCGCACCCCCGTATGAAGTCGAAGGCGGCGCCGGGGACGATGACGAATACTGA
- the Eb1 gene encoding microtubule-associated protein RP/EB family member 1 isoform X3 produces MAVNVYSTNVTTENLSRHDMLAWLNECLQSSFGKIEELCTGAAYCQFMDMLFPGSVQLKRVKFRTNLEHEYIQNFKILQAAFKKMSVDKIIPVDKLIKGRFQDNFEFLQWFKKFFDANYDGKEYDAIEARGGVGIGSKASQTNGHPRPTPRIVPKAAAPVRPSPNRPVPNRNAGDLSGKIEDLTNQVSEFKLTVEGLEKERDFYFGKLRDIEVMCQEAEENNPIIQKILDVLYATEDERRDLMWTELMMKKLRVVTAPDVNSNECHLPKMVPEYARRS; encoded by the exons ATGGCAGTAAATGTATACTCAACCAATGTCACCACAGAGAACCTCTCCAGACATGATATGTTAGCATGGCTCAATGAGTGTTTGCAAAGCAGTTTTGGGAAGATTGAGGAACTCTGCACTGGCGCTGCTTATTGTCAGTTCATGGATATGCTATTTCCTG GGTCAGTTCAGTTGAAGCGAGTAAAATTCCGCACCAATTTGGAGCATGAATACATACAAAACTTCAAAATCCTTCAAGCTGCCTTCAAGAAAATGAGTGTAGACAAG ATTATCCCAGTGGACAAATTGATCAAGGGCCGATTCCAGGAcaactttgaatttttgcagTGGTTCAAGAAGTTCTTTGATGCCAATTATGATGGCAAAGAATATGATGCTATTGAGGCTCGTGGGGGGGTTGGAATTGGGTCAAAAGCGTCACAAACTAATGGACATCCCAGGCCTACTCCAAGAATTG TGCCGAAAGCAGCTGCCCCGGTTAGGCCCAGCCCCAACCGACCGGTGCCAAATAGGAACGCCGGTGATTTAAGCGGGAAAATCGAAGACTTGACCAATCAAGTCTCCGAATTCAAG CTAACCGTGGAGGGCCTGGAAAAAGAGCGCGACTTCTATTTTGGCAAACTGAGAGATATCGAGGTGATGTGTCAAGAAGCCGAAGAAAACAACCCTATTAtccaaaaaattttagatgtCTTGTATGCGACTGAG GATGAGAGAAGGGACCTTATGTGGACGGAATTGATGATGAAGAAGCTCAGAGTGGTGACCGCCCCTGACGTCAATAGCAATGAGTGTCATCTGCCCAAAATGGTACCCGAGTATGCACGTCGAAGCTGA
- the Eb1 gene encoding microtubule-associated protein RP/EB family member 1 isoform X1, translating to MAVNVYSTNVTTENLSRHDMLAWLNECLQSSFGKIEELCTGAAYCQFMDMLFPGSVQLKRVKFRTNLEHEYIQNFKILQAAFKKMSVDKIVPIDKLVKGRFQDNFEFLQWFKKFFDANYRGTDYDALSARGGDPMGNGGANAPKGQGMMQRKPAAVTQPSLPAKATVKPVGRARAMPKAAAPVRPSPNRPVPNRNAGDLSGKIEDLTNQVSEFKLTVEGLEKERDFYFGKLRDIEVMCQEAEENNPIIQKILDVLYATEDERRDLMWTELMMKKLRVVTAPDVNSNECHLPKMVPEYARRS from the exons ATGGCAGTAAATGTATACTCAACCAATGTCACCACAGAGAACCTCTCCAGACATGATATGTTAGCATGGCTCAATGAGTGTTTGCAAAGCAGTTTTGGGAAGATTGAGGAACTCTGCACTGGCGCTGCTTATTGTCAGTTCATGGATATGCTATTTCCTG GGTCAGTTCAGTTGAAGCGAGTAAAATTCCGCACCAATTTGGAGCATGAATACATACAAAACTTCAAAATCCTTCAAGCTGCCTTCAAGAAAATGAGTGTAGACAAG ATTGTGCCAATCGACAAGCTGGTGAAGGGCCGTTTCCAggacaattttgaatttctgcaATGGTTCAAGAAGTTCTTTGATGCTAACTACAGGGGAACTGACTATGACGCTTTGTCGGCCCGCGGCGGTGACCCGATGGGCAACGGGGGGGCTAACGCCCCAAAGGGACAGGGCATGATGCAGAGAAAGCCAGCGGCAGTCACCCAGCCGAGTTTGCCCGCCAAAGCTACTGTGAAACCTGTGGGGCGGGCTCGAGCCA TGCCGAAAGCAGCTGCCCCGGTTAGGCCCAGCCCCAACCGACCGGTGCCAAATAGGAACGCCGGTGATTTAAGCGGGAAAATCGAAGACTTGACCAATCAAGTCTCCGAATTCAAG CTAACCGTGGAGGGCCTGGAAAAAGAGCGCGACTTCTATTTTGGCAAACTGAGAGATATCGAGGTGATGTGTCAAGAAGCCGAAGAAAACAACCCTATTAtccaaaaaattttagatgtCTTGTATGCGACTGAG GATGAGAGAAGGGACCTTATGTGGACGGAATTGATGATGAAGAAGCTCAGAGTGGTGACCGCCCCTGACGTCAATAGCAATGAGTGTCATCTGCCCAAAATGGTACCCGAGTATGCACGTCGAAGCTGA